A genome region from Scomber japonicus isolate fScoJap1 chromosome 15, fScoJap1.pri, whole genome shotgun sequence includes the following:
- the gngt1 gene encoding guanine nucleotide-binding protein G(T) subunit gamma-T1, with amino-acid sequence MPIINVDDLTDKDKAEMEVKQLKTEIKLERWMTSKCCEEIKAYIQSGEEEDILFKGIAEDKNPFKEKGGCVIC; translated from the exons ATGCCGATTATAAATGTAGATGATCTGACAGACAAGGACAAGGCTGAAATGGAAGTAAAGCAActtaaaactgaaattaaacttGAGAGGTGGATG ACATCTAAATGCTGTGAGGAGATCAAGGCATACATTCAGTCTGGAGAAGAGGAAGACATCCTTTTCAAAGGCATTGCAGAGGACAAGAACCCCTTCAAGGAGAAAGGTGGCTGTGTCATTTGCTAG